In Brachyspira pilosicoli, the genomic window ATACACCAATCTCTAATATCTGTCATCCAGTGATTATAAGTATTAATCCATCTTTCTGGATATATTTTTGTATTTCCGTCATTAACAGCCTTGTATGCTTTTTCTGCTAAAGGCTTCATTTTTACAAACCACTGATCACTGTAATATGGCTCTACAACATTATGACATCTGTAACAGTGTCCTACTTGGTGTTTAATATTATCCTTTCCAACAAATGCTCCAATAGCATCAAGTTCTTTTATAATTAAATCTCTTGCCTCTTTAACAGTTTTACCTTGATAATTAGATGGAGTGTTTTCATTAAATGTGCCGTCTGCATTAAGTATATTTATTATTTCTAAATTATGTCTTTGGGCTATAGCAAAGTCATTAGGGTCATGAGCTGGTGTGATTTTTAAAGCTCCTGTACCAAACTCTTTATCAACATAAGTGTCTTTTACAAGTCTTAATTTTCTGCCAACAATAGGAAGTATTAAAATGTCTTGTTCTGTAAGATGTGCATATCTTTCATCATCTGGGTGAACAGCAATAGCAACGTCTGCCAAAATAGTTTCAGGTCTTGTAGTCGCTATTTCAATATATTCATCTTTTCCTTCTATTTGATATTTAATATGATATAAAGCACCAGCAACTTCTTCGTGCTCTACTTCATCATTAGCTAAAGCAGTACCGCAGCTTGGACAGTAGTTAATAAGATATTTTCCTCTATATATTAAACCTTGATTATAAAGCTCAACAAATACTTCTCTAACAGCATTGCTTAAACCTTCATCAAGAGTAAATCTCTCTCTATCCCAATCGCAAGAACAGCCTATTTTCTCTAATTGCTTTACTATTATAGAGTGATGCTCATTAGCTACTTCCCAAGTTTTTTTAACAAACGCCTCTCTTCCTAAATCATATTTATTTTTGCCTTCAGCTTTTAATCTTCTTTCAACGACATTCTGAGTAGCAATTCCTGCATGGTCAGTACCCGGCATCCATAAAGTGCATTTTCCAAGCATTCTATGGAATCTTATAAGTATATCCTGAAGCGTATTATTGAGTCCATGTCCCATGTGAAGTACGCCTGTAACATTTGGAGGAGGTATGACTATAGAATATGGTTCTTTATTTTTATCCATAACTGCATGAAAAAATCCGCTACTTTTCCAGAAATTATATAATTTGTCTTCAATGTTCTTAGGAGTGTATGCCCCTTCTAAAGTATGTTTCATATTCTTTTTTCCTCCAATGAATCAATATAATAATATTCAAAATTGATATGATATTTTATACTATATGCAATATTTTTCAATTATTAATTTTTATTTATGTGTTATTGCATTTTATTGAAATAATAAAAAATATATTTATAGCATATAAAATTAAATGATATTTTATAATTATTTGAATTATCATAAAAAACTTACTATACTAATATATAATAAATAATTATAAAAAAGAGGATAGCATTATGCTTAAAAAAATATTTATACTTTCTGTTATTACAGCCATTATGGCAATATCATGTAATAATAAAACTGATACAGCTTCATCAGCAGAGCTTCCTGTAATAGATGAAAATACTGAAACAGAATTAGAAGTGTGGGGCTGGAATGTTGCTGCTCGTGCATTAACAGAAATGGCGGATATATTTATGCAAAAATATCCAAAGATAAAAGTAACCGTTCAAGAATTTGGAGGCGTACAGGCTTATGAAAAATATGGAGTTGTATTAGCATCAGGAAAAGAAATACCAGATATAATGCAAATAGAGAGTGATTATGTTCAGACTTATACTGAAACATATCCTCAAAGATTTATGGATTTAAAAAATTATATAGATATAGAAGGCAAAGTAGACCCTTCAAAACTTTCTACTAGTTATGACAGTGAAGGAAGATTGGTTTCTATACCTTGGGATTCTGGTCCGGTGGTAATGTTTTATAGAGAAGATATGTTTAAAGATGCTGGAATTGACCCTAACTCTATAGTAACTTATGATGATTTTATTAAAGCAGGAAAACAGCTTCAGGAAAAATTTCCTAATGTAAAAATGACAGGTTTCCCATACAGCAGAGATGATAATTTGTGGAGATGTTTATTAGTACAAAATGAAGTATATTTTTTAAACGCTCAAGGAGAAATTACTATTTCATCTGATAAAGCTGTAGAAAGCATATCTATGTTAAAAAGATTTATAGATGAAGGCATAGCTATGAATACAGTAAATTGGGATAGTTCTATAATGGCAAATAAAAACGGAGATATAGCTTCATATATAATGGGCGGCTGGTGGGGCGGCACTATAAAAGACCAAATGCCTGAGATGAAAGGTAAATGGAAAATTATGCCTATGCCAGCATATACTGAAGGAGGAGTTAGAGCTTCTTCTTTGGGTGGTTCTGATTTAACTATTACAGCTACTGACCCTATTAAACAAGCTGCGGCAATAGAATTCCTTAAACAAACATTGATGAATGTTGATAATCAGATTATAATGTATGAGAAATATGGGCTATTCCCGTCATATTTGCCTGCTTATGATGACCCAAGATTTTTGAAGTCTGATGATTATTTCGGAGATGAATATAATAATATTTTAGCAAATGTTACAAAAGAAATACCTCAGGTAATATATACTACAAAAGATTATGCTGAAATTAGAAGTGTTTCTATGAGTACTTATGAAGAGGTGTTGAATAATAATGCTGATATAAAACAAGCCTTAGAAAATGCTGCAAATCAAATAAGCAGTTCTACAGGAAGAAAAATAGCAAAATAATGATAATTTTTTATGATAGTATTTTTCAGTTTATGTATTTTGTAATTTATATTGCATAAAAATAGTATGAGTAAAAAATAATTATTAAATTTAATAATTGCTTTTTATATAAAAGGTGATTATAATAAAAGTAGCTAAATAAACAGAAGGAGTGTTGTTATGGCTAAAAAAAAATTTTATAGTTTTTTGTTAGTATTGGTTGTAGTTTTTATGTGGGCTTGTTCTGGCAATAAAGAGGCTGGGCAAACGGCGTCTAAACTTCCAACAATAGATGCTAATACAGAAACAGAGATAACAGTGTGGGGATGGAATGTTGCTGCTAAAGCTTTAATGGAAACAGCAAAGGTGTTCAATGAGAAGTATCCAAAAATAAAAGTAAATGTACAAGAATTTGGATTGGCTCAAAATGTGTACGAAAGGTATGGCGTAATATTGTCTTCAGGAAATGGGGTTCCTGACGTAATTCAGATAGAAAGTGATTATATACAAACTTTTGCTGAAACTTATCCGCAATATTTTTTTGATATGAAAGACTATATAACTATTGACGGGGTAGTGGACCCATCTAAAATTGCTTCAAGTTATGACAGCACAGGTAAATTAGTATCTATACCTTGGGATTCTGGTCCTGTTGTTATGTTCTACAGAGTTGATTTATTTAAAGAAGCAGGAATTGATCCTAATACTATAGTAACTTTCGATGATTATATTGCTGCTGGAAAAAAACTTCAGGCAAAATTTCCTAATGTATATATGACAGGTCTTCCTTTCACTCAGGATGAAAATTTATACAGAGCATTATTAATAGCTAATAAATCATATTATTTAAATGATAAAGGTGAAATAACTGTAGCATCTCAAAAAGCAATAGAAACTCTTCAAATGATAAAAAGACTTATAGATGAGGGTGTTGCTAAAAATGTTGTTAACTGGGACGGTTCTATAGTAGCTAATAAAAACGGTGAAGTTGCTTCATACATAATTGGTGGATGGTGGGGCGGTACTATAAAAGACCAAATGCCTGAAATGAAAGGCAAATGGGGAATTATGCCTATACCAACAGTTAGCCAAGATGCTGTTAGAGCTTCTTCATCTGGAGGTGCTGGACTTTCTATAACTGCTACCGATCCTATTAAACAGGCTGCTGCTTTAGAGTTTATAAAAGAGAGTTTAATGAATGTGGATAATCAAATTATGATGTATGAAAAATTTAGCTTATTCCCTTCTTATCTTCCTGCTTATGATGATGAAAGATTCTTAAAAGCTGATGATTATTTCGGAGATAATTTCAATAAAACATTGGCTGATGTAACTAAGCAAATACCTAATGTTATATATAATTCTGATGACTTTGCTGAAGTTAGAAATACTGTTGTAAGTGTTTATGAAGATGTTATAAATAATAATAAAGATATAGCTTCTTCATTACAAGATGCAGCAAATCAAATAAGTTCTGCTACAGGAAGAACTATAGCTAAATAATTTTTATTATTAAATATTGTTAATAAAAAATGGCCTTAAAAATATACACTATTATATTTTTAAGGCTTTATTATATAAAATATTTTTAAAATAAATCTGTAAGCTTAAAACTGAAAATTATAAATACTAAAAATGTATAAATAAATCTGCTGCTAATTTTATTGTAATTTTGGTTTTCAAAACTAAGTTTAATTTCTATCATATCATCATGTTCAATATCTTCATCAATATCTGCTGACATTGAAAATATATCATCATCATTTGATTGAAATGTATATGTTATAGTATCTCCAAACTTATCATGAATATACATCTCATATCTTTTTGCAAAATCCTTAAAAGTTCCGTAAGTCCCCTCTATGATTGATAATTTCTTTATTTCTTTTTGCAAGTTCTTCTTATCTAATTTAACTAATGCTAATTGCTCTAAAGGCTGCGATAACTGATAATCTTTAAGATGCTTTATCCATTCATTTACAGTTTTATCGTCCATTTCTACAGGGCTTGCTAAACCAACAAAATTATCAGCATCAATTTTTATTTCTTTATTTTCAGAATCTACATATTTATCTTCGCCTAAATATCTAAATGTTGTTATAATTTTTTTGTCTTTATCATATAAGTTCCATATTAAAGTCGATGCAAATTTGTTCATTGAAAAATTATCAATAAAATATTCTCTAAATAAATCATAACTATATATTTCCCCGTCTATTAATATGATGCTTAAAAGATAAGAATTTGCCCTCATAAACTTATGTATTTCTTTTTCTAAATTTTTTATTTCTTCTTTTAAATCTTCATTAATTTTTTTAGGTGTGCTTTTTAATATTTTATTATTTTTTATATCAAAAAAACTTAAAGAATAATCACTATTTAAAATTAATTTATAATCTTTATTAAACTCTCTTTCACCTTTAGAATTAAATCCCAAATTTGGCATACACTTTAATTTAAACTCACTATAGCTAATATTCATTTTTTCAAGCACTTCATCAATAATTTTAGAAGCTTCTTTTTTTATATCTTTTTTCTTTGTAGTAGTATATATTTCATATAACAATTTTAGAGCATATTTATGTTTGATATTAAGTTTTATTAGTGAAAGAAAAAAATTAGAATCGAATTTTAATTCATATATATCTTTTAAAGCTTCATCTCCACCATATATCCCATAAATTAAACAAGCAGCATCTCCTTTATTTTCTAAATAAAACTCTTTAATTTGTTTTACGAATGTTTCTATATCAAGCAAGTTTACTATATCATCAATTCTTTTCAGCCTTATAATATTACTCAAAGATAAATACTCTGAATATATATACTTTATAACTTTAATATTTACTTCTCTTGATTTATCTTTTATTAAAACATTACTTTTATTTATAAACTTAAGTCTCTTATCTTCTTTATAATTATTTTTTATATAATTTTCTGCATCTTCTATAGTTGCAAAATTATCTTCAGAAATTGAAAGCTCTTCTCTAAAATCACTTTCAATTTTTTTTCTTAATTTTACAATTTTTTTATTTTTATCTTTAAGTATTAAATTATATATTTCTTTTGCATTATTATTTGTTATAGTTATATAATTTTCTTTAGGATAAAAAACTTGCATATATACTTTAAGTCTTGTATGTAATTTTTCCTCATCATCGCAAAAAGTACCAACTTCCTGCAAATTATCTAAATTCCAATTTTCTAAAGATTCATAACAATCATACTTATAAGCAAATCTAAATAGTCCCGCTGCAGTTATTAATTTTTGCGTATTCCATTTATCAAGAGGCTGATTAAAACTTTGTGCCATATAAAACATCATATCCATATTTTCTACATTAGATACATTCCAACTATTTAAAGGCTGATTAAATTTCATGCATGAGAAAAATGTCTTTTCCATGTTTACAACATTAGAAGTGTCCCATTTATCAAAAGGCTGATTTAATTTTTCGCATTGCCTAAACAAAGAATCCATATTTGTAACATTAGAAACGTCCCAATCATTAATATTCTGATTAAAAGCATCACAATATGCAAACATACTTGATAAATCTTTAACTTTATTTATATTCCAAGTATTTAAAGGCTGATTAAATCTTTTTGCCCTAATAAACATATTAGACATATCTTCAACATTAGAAGTATCCCATTTATTCAAAGGCTGATTAAAAAATTCACATTCCTGAAACATTCCTCTCATATTTTTAACTTTTGATGTGTTCCAGCTATTTAAAGGCTGATTAAACTCTTTGGCACCGCAAAACATAAAAGCCATATCTTCAACATTAGAAACGTCCCAATTATCCAAAGGCTGATCAAAATTAGAACAATAAGCAAACATATTATTCATACTTCTTACTTTAGATACATTCCAATTACTTAAATCCTGATCAAAATCTATAGGTGAGTATCTTACAAGCATATTATAGCCCATATATGCAAACATCATATCCATATTTGTAACATTAGAAACATCCCAATCTTCTATGCCTTCAAAATCTTTTCTTTTACTTTCATAAAAAAGTTTACTCATATCTGTGATAAGACTTGTATCAACATCATAAAGTTTTATACCATCAGTAAATACTAATTTTTTTAATTCTGTTTTTGTTGTTGGTTTATATTTTTTCATAACTTCTCCTAAAGATAGTTATATAATTTTATCATATATAAAAATTTTTGTGTTTCATAAAAAATTTTAAAATAATTATTAAAATAAATCTGTTAATCTAAAATCCAAAATTATAAATACTAAAAAAGTATAAACAAATCTATTGCTTATTTCCTTTTTAGCTTTTTTAAAATCAATAGTAATATTTACCAAATCATCATATTCAATGTCTTCATCAATTTTTGCAGACATAGTAAAAATATCCCCATTATTTGCTGTAAATGTATATGTTATAGTATCATTATCTGCATCATTGGTATGCATATCATATTTTTTAGCAAATGCCTTAAAAGCTCCGTAGCTTGTATCTATATTTTTTATTTTCTTTATTTCTTTTTTTAGATTATCTTTATTTAATTTTATAGATGTAAATTGATTTATAGGCTGTGATAATCCATTATCTTCGAGCAGTTTTTTCCATTTAGTTATAGTATCCTCGTCCATTTCTATAGGGGTTGCCAAACTTATAAAATTATCAGTATTAATTTTTACTTTTTTATTTTCACAGTTTGAATAGTTTCCATCATTTGTATATATAAAAGTTGTTATAAAGTTCTTATCTTTGTCATATAAGTTCCATATTAAACCAGAACTAAATTTATTCATTAAATAATTGTCAGTAAAAACTTCTTTAAATAAATCGTAGCTTAATATATCACCATCTATTAACATAATATTTAAAATATGCGAACTATAATTAATAAACGTCTCTGCTTCTTTTCCTAATTCTTTTATTTCTTCTTTTAATTTCTCATCAATATTTTGAGGTACTTTTTTTAATTCTTTATTATTTTTTATATCAAATAAACTTAAAGAATAATCATTGTTAACAATTAATTTATAATTTTTATTTAATATTTTTTCACCTTTAGAATTAAATCCAAAATTAGGAGTACATCTTAATCTAAATTCAGTATAGCCAATATTCATTTTTTCAAGTAATTCATTAATCATTTTTGCTGCTTCTTTACGAATTGCACTTTTATTTGTATTTATATATATTCTATATAATAAACTCTGTGCGTATCTGCTTTCTATATTGAAGCTTATCATTGTAAGGAGATTTTTTGATTCAATAGTATAAATTAATTCTGATATTTTCTCTAAAGCTTTATCTCCTCCATACATAGCATAAACAAAAGCAGTAATATCTTCATCTTGATTTTTTAAATAAATCTCTTTAGTAAAATTCACAAATGATTTTAAATCAAGCAAATTAACCATATTATCAATTTTTTCTAATCTTTTAATAGTTTTCTTTAAAGACAAATATTCTGAATATATATATTTTATGAGATTGATATTTACTTCTCTTGATTTATCTTTTATTAATACATGACAATTCTTTATAAACTCAAATTTCTTATCATATTTTTTAGTATTGTAATTTCTTTCAGCATATTTTTCTGCTTTTTCTATAGTTTTGAAATTATAATCATTTGTAACATACGAAAGCTCTGATGAGAAATCAGTTTCAAGTCTTTTTTTCAATCTTACAACTTTTTTATTTTTATCATCTGCAATAAGCTCATATATTTCTTTAACATTAAATTTTGTTATACTTATAATGTCGGCCTTAGGAAAAAATGCCTGCCTATATACTTGAATTCTTGTAGGTAATTTATCTATATCCTTATCATCACAAATTATACTTATAGCTTGTAAACTGTCTAAATTCCAATTTGCTAAAGATTCATAATGATCAAACTTGCGTGCATAGGCAAACAACAACATTACACTAATGACATTTCTTGTATCCCATTTATCAAGAGGCTGATTAAATTCTTCTGTAAAAGCAAACATATGCTCTATATTTGTTACTTTAGACATATTCCAGCTATTTAAAGGCTGATTAAATTTACCGCATGCTCTAAATGCAAATTCCATACTTTCAACATTAGAAGTATCCCATTTATCTAAAGGCTGATTAAAATTTTCACAGTCCGAAAATATATGTTGCATATTTTTCACATTAGATACGTCCCAATCATTAAGAGGCTGATCAAAAGCTTTACAATAACGAAACGTCTTTGATAAATCTTCAACATTAGATACATTCCAATTATTTATATTCTGATTAAATTTCAAAGCCACATTAAACATATTAGACATATCTTTAACATTAGAAACATCCCATTTGTCCAAAGGTTTATTAAATGCTTCACAGTTATGAAACATATCGCTCATATCTTTCACTTTAGATACATTCCAATTATTTAAAGGCTGATTAAACTTTTTAGCACCCAAAAACATGCCAGACATATTTTCCACATTTGAAACGTCCCATTTATTTAAAGGCTGATTAAAATATGTACAACAAGCAAACATATAAATCATGTTTTTCACTTTTGATACATTCCAATTATTTAAATTAGAATTAAACTCTGTCATTGAATATTGTCCCAAAACATTGTAGTCCATATATGCAAACATATAAGCCATATTCTCAACATTAGAAGTATCCCACTCTTCTATGCCTTCAAAATCTTTTCTTTCACTTTTATTAAAAAGGTCGCTCATATCTGTAATAAGACTTGTATCAATATCACTAAGTTTTATACCGTTGTTGGTGAATACTAATCTTTTTAATTCTTCTTTTGTTGTTGGTTTATATTTTTTCATAAATTCTCCTTAATGTTGTTTATATAATTTTATCATATATTAAAAAAGTTGCGTTTTATCAAAAATCAATATTTATTGTTTTCTTATTTAACTTTTTGGTTCTTTTACAAAGTCCGCACTGTGTAAGTCGGGAAAAAGAACAATAAAATTAATAAGTTTTTATTATTTGTGGTGGCTTTGCCCCCACACCCCCACTTCTTTTGTTGGCACAAAGAACCAAAAAGACTGCAT contains:
- a CDS encoding ABC transporter substrate-binding protein, which gives rise to MLKKIFILSVITAIMAISCNNKTDTASSAELPVIDENTETELEVWGWNVAARALTEMADIFMQKYPKIKVTVQEFGGVQAYEKYGVVLASGKEIPDIMQIESDYVQTYTETYPQRFMDLKNYIDIEGKVDPSKLSTSYDSEGRLVSIPWDSGPVVMFYREDMFKDAGIDPNSIVTYDDFIKAGKQLQEKFPNVKMTGFPYSRDDNLWRCLLVQNEVYFLNAQGEITISSDKAVESISMLKRFIDEGIAMNTVNWDSSIMANKNGDIASYIMGGWWGGTIKDQMPEMKGKWKIMPMPAYTEGGVRASSLGGSDLTITATDPIKQAAAIEFLKQTLMNVDNQIIMYEKYGLFPSYLPAYDDPRFLKSDDYFGDEYNNILANVTKEIPQVIYTTKDYAEIRSVSMSTYEEVLNNNADIKQALENAANQISSSTGRKIAK
- a CDS encoding BspA family leucine-rich repeat surface protein — translated: MKKYKPTTKTELKKLVFTDGIKLYDVDTSLITDMSKLFYESKRKDFEGIEDWDVSNVTNMDMMFAYMGYNMLVRYSPIDFDQDLSNWNVSKVRSMNNMFAYCSNFDQPLDNWDVSNVEDMAFMFCGAKEFNQPLNSWNTSKVKNMRGMFQECEFFNQPLNKWDTSNVEDMSNMFIRAKRFNQPLNTWNINKVKDLSSMFAYCDAFNQNINDWDVSNVTNMDSLFRQCEKLNQPFDKWDTSNVVNMEKTFFSCMKFNQPLNSWNVSNVENMDMMFYMAQSFNQPLDKWNTQKLITAAGLFRFAYKYDCYESLENWNLDNLQEVGTFCDDEEKLHTRLKVYMQVFYPKENYITITNNNAKEIYNLILKDKNKKIVKLRKKIESDFREELSISEDNFATIEDAENYIKNNYKEDKRLKFINKSNVLIKDKSREVNIKVIKYIYSEYLSLSNIIRLKRIDDIVNLLDIETFVKQIKEFYLENKGDAACLIYGIYGGDEALKDIYELKFDSNFFLSLIKLNIKHKYALKLLYEIYTTTKKKDIKKEASKIIDEVLEKMNISYSEFKLKCMPNLGFNSKGEREFNKDYKLILNSDYSLSFFDIKNNKILKSTPKKINEDLKEEIKNLEKEIHKFMRANSYLLSIILIDGEIYSYDLFREYFIDNFSMNKFASTLIWNLYDKDKKIITTFRYLGEDKYVDSENKEIKIDADNFVGLASPVEMDDKTVNEWIKHLKDYQLSQPLEQLALVKLDKKNLQKEIKKLSIIEGTYGTFKDFAKRYEMYIHDKFGDTITYTFQSNDDDIFSMSADIDEDIEHDDMIEIKLSFENQNYNKISSRFIYTFLVFIIFSFKLTDLF
- a CDS encoding BspA family leucine-rich repeat surface protein, yielding MKKYKPTTKEELKRLVFTNNGIKLSDIDTSLITDMSDLFNKSERKDFEGIEEWDTSNVENMAYMFAYMDYNVLGQYSMTEFNSNLNNWNVSKVKNMIYMFACCTYFNQPLNKWDVSNVENMSGMFLGAKKFNQPLNNWNVSKVKDMSDMFHNCEAFNKPLDKWDVSNVKDMSNMFNVALKFNQNINNWNVSNVEDLSKTFRYCKAFDQPLNDWDVSNVKNMQHIFSDCENFNQPLDKWDTSNVESMEFAFRACGKFNQPLNSWNMSKVTNIEHMFAFTEEFNQPLDKWDTRNVISVMLLFAYARKFDHYESLANWNLDSLQAISIICDDKDIDKLPTRIQVYRQAFFPKADIISITKFNVKEIYELIADDKNKKVVRLKKRLETDFSSELSYVTNDYNFKTIEKAEKYAERNYNTKKYDKKFEFIKNCHVLIKDKSREVNINLIKYIYSEYLSLKKTIKRLEKIDNMVNLLDLKSFVNFTKEIYLKNQDEDITAFVYAMYGGDKALEKISELIYTIESKNLLTMISFNIESRYAQSLLYRIYINTNKSAIRKEAAKMINELLEKMNIGYTEFRLRCTPNFGFNSKGEKILNKNYKLIVNNDYSLSLFDIKNNKELKKVPQNIDEKLKEEIKELGKEAETFINYSSHILNIMLIDGDILSYDLFKEVFTDNYLMNKFSSGLIWNLYDKDKNFITTFIYTNDGNYSNCENKKVKINTDNFISLATPIEMDEDTITKWKKLLEDNGLSQPINQFTSIKLNKDNLKKEIKKIKNIDTSYGAFKAFAKKYDMHTNDADNDTITYTFTANNGDIFTMSAKIDEDIEYDDLVNITIDFKKAKKEISNRFVYTFLVFIILDFRLTDLF
- a CDS encoding sugar ABC transporter substrate-binding protein: MAKKKFYSFLLVLVVVFMWACSGNKEAGQTASKLPTIDANTETEITVWGWNVAAKALMETAKVFNEKYPKIKVNVQEFGLAQNVYERYGVILSSGNGVPDVIQIESDYIQTFAETYPQYFFDMKDYITIDGVVDPSKIASSYDSTGKLVSIPWDSGPVVMFYRVDLFKEAGIDPNTIVTFDDYIAAGKKLQAKFPNVYMTGLPFTQDENLYRALLIANKSYYLNDKGEITVASQKAIETLQMIKRLIDEGVAKNVVNWDGSIVANKNGEVASYIIGGWWGGTIKDQMPEMKGKWGIMPIPTVSQDAVRASSSGGAGLSITATDPIKQAAALEFIKESLMNVDNQIMMYEKFSLFPSYLPAYDDERFLKADDYFGDNFNKTLADVTKQIPNVIYNSDDFAEVRNTVVSVYEDVINNNKDIASSLQDAANQISSATGRTIAK